The Primulina tabacum isolate GXHZ01 chromosome 1, ASM2559414v2, whole genome shotgun sequence genome contains the following window.
aaacgacAAAGGGGGTATTTatgttatcatttcagttatatcttatgtttttattaatataactgttatgtattacgatgatgattgttgtgtatgctcaccctttgggggctgtttctgttggacatgttacaggactatgcgtgagacaggatagtggtgaaggactaggtgtgtctagtcaaacagtcctgtAGTTAATAGTAAATAGAGACAATatggttaattgttttatttgagttgtatgtgtgtatttattatactgtttctgctacactaACGTTgatagtgtggtgattgcactattttgtcgtatatgcattatattattacgtcgtcgaaaagaaaatttttatgcatatgacgtcacatgttgtatgattacgttgcgaggtttggggcgccacaatTGGCTGAATGTTGATTTTTCACAAGTGCTttaaaatcattgaaaatagCAAGATAATCAGACCTATGTTTAATCAGATAAACCCAACAATAACGAGTGCAATCATCAATAAAAAGAAACATAATATCTCGACCCGTCTTTCGTGGGAACATGAGATGATCCCCATACATCTGAATGAACAAGATCAAAAGAAGTAGGAGAAAAAAATAGACTTTTATAAAAGGGTAATGCCGAAAATTTTGCCAGTTTACAACCACTACAATCAGAAATATCATGGCTTTTCAAAGTTCCTAGTGCTCCTGTAGAcgttaaaaaattcaaacaagGCGCGAAAATGTGTCCTAGACGATTATGCCATAAATAAAAAACAGAAGACGACTGACTCAAGCGAAAAAAGAATAGGTCCACACTAGATGCTGCAACATCTGGTACTCTGAGATAATCCAAAACATAAAGTCTCCCCTGTCTACGGCCTGTCCCAATCAACCTCTGGGATCGCTGGTCCTGCACATATCAATTTGAAGTAGAGAAGTAGACTAAGTATCCAGACTCACATAATTAGCTGCCCGAAACATGATTAAGTGTAAGATTGGGAATATAGTATACATCAGGAAGAGATAAACAACACGTAACAAGAGAACCAACGCCTACTAATGGCATCAGTGTACCATCAGCAGTCACAATTTCAATGGAAGAATTGTGAGACAAAGAAgcaaaagataacaaatcagGAGACATATGATGAGATGCTCCAGAATCCAAGACCCAGATTGACGAAGATATGCCTGAAGTGCTAGAGGATTCAAACCTATATGTGAAGAAGTTGACATAGCATGAGGCTGTGAAGCGAGGAACTGTTGAAACTGCTCAAACAAATACGAATCCAAATACGATGCAGCAACTGCATTGTTAGACTGAGGTGGTCGATATGTCCACTGGTTTGATGGATTACCAGGTTTCCATGGAGTGTTCTGAGAaggctgctgctactgctgtgGTTTCCATGGAGTTTTCAGATATGGctgatgctgctgctgttgTTTCCATGGAGTGTTGTGTGGTCGTTGTTTTTGCTGTTGCGGTTGCACTTTTTCTTTACTCAACAATAGTGGGCATTGAGCTTTCTAGTGCCCCTTCTCTTTACAAAAAGCACACTCATCTTGAGAAACCTTCGTATTTGACCTGTTTTGGTGATTAGCTTGAGGTCGTTGAAGAGCTGCAAAGACAGATGGTGTAATTGGGATTGTCTCTTTGTCAACATGAGACTTAAGACAAATCTCTTCAGCTAACAATTCACTTACAACCGAGTCAACAGAAGGAAGAGGGTTGCGATGAAGAATCGTCCCACGCAGACCCTCAAAATCATTCCGAAGTGCCATAAAAAATTGTACCAAGCGCTATTCTTCTCTTCGAGCAATATAAGGTGAGAATGCTCGCAATTCTGCAGATTCTGTTAATGCCAGTTGATCCCAGAGTATCGACATGGCAGAATAAAAATCTTGGATGCTCATATCTTTCTGCTGAAGGGCACAAATATCTGTCTCCAATTGATATTTTTTGGCAAAATTAGACTGTGTATACAAGCGTGCCAGATGATCCCAAACCTCCTTATCAGTCTCATATTTTTCCCATTGAGCACCTATTGAGTGTGCAACAGAATTATTAATCAATGTGATAATCTTCGAATTATCTGCCCCTCAAACATCCAATGATACAGCATAATCAGAGTTCGTCTGGTCTGTAGGCTTGTTTCGCACACCTGTGACATAGCCCCACATCGATTTCCCCTGCAAGAAATTCTTCATAACATAACCCCAAATATATGCATGTATGTACCTCCGATGAGGTTTGGAATAATTACAAAAACATCCAGCTAATCACAAATATATGTAAATAAATTTAactgattttatttaaatcaattgaataatttttgtgtttggttttaaaaaaataattttttttttcgtttcatttttatttaaatatattttttaaatcacTTTTAGGATAATGACCTTTTATAGCTTTATAaggataatattttttaaaaaacaattatgGAAACTTAAGATTCATAAACTTAATTAGTTAATATTATAGATATCTACATGCAATTTTTCTGTAATATTATGCATAACCGTAATGTATTAATATAGCATTTGTCCACCTTTATGTTaataaaaattgtatatttttctttcgtttatttaaatgatatcaATAATTATGGCTTTATTAGCGGTCAGACTGCCACATCATAAATCTCACCAAATATTTctaaaatcaccaaaaattgaaagatataaaagtatgtAAACTTTAATTTAGATAATATAAATAATctaatatatgtgtatatatatatatatataaatatacagaACTAATATtccgaatttttttaatttaattatttacataataaaataacataatgtTAGATAAGTTTAAGTGTAAGTGTGTGAACGAACGTTGGGAAGTCATGAACATTGAGAAGTGTGTCAAAAGTATCACATTGAAAAATGTGTCAATAAAATACTTCCTTATTAGTTTTATGTTTGAGCTATGGGTTTGGATTTCAAGGGGCAccagaaattttttataaaaaaaaggaCGCTGAAAGGCTGGATCTCGGAAAAACACGCGGCCCGACGCGGTTTTTTGACCATATTAATCTTTTTGGACAAATTTTATtcgaaataatattttcaaaacgtGTGGTGTGGTTTCTTGactatataatttaaaatttttgctTAAATAGTCCCTCTACATGTATTCATAAAATTTCTTACTTTTTCCAGCATACATATTTTCTACACATAATTATAAATATCTCGTCGACAGATTCGACACCATGTCAAATACGGCACGTGGCGGGGTCACTCTAGGGAAATAGAAATGTTAACCAACATTAACGAATACCATTATAGTGCGTACCAGAATCGGTTGAGCCACACACACTTATTTATTGGCTCAAATTTATTACAACTAAGTATCTTTTGGCCTTGTAATAAAATCATTGGTAGcaaaaatatcaaattcaaCAGTATCTTCTTCTGCTTCTAAGTTAGATTAGATCAGATCGATGCAAACTAGCAACTTTAAGATTTCAAATTctataatttgattattttggggaaaaaaattatttatccaTTTAGCATTCAAAATATATactcataaaaattataaacgAGGAATAAGGCAAGCTTGATCCTTTAAACTGGTTACATaaggatttttataatttaatgagTCAAAATTTGGTGTTAGTTTAATAATTCATTTGTTTTCATATTTAGTTTGATTTCCACcaaaatattgatattttacACAACATCACTGCATGACGTTAAATATTGTAGGCATAATACCAGATATTATTGTTGATTAGTCTGGCTGAAATGGATAACCTCGTAAAAAATGGATTAGAAATGAGGGGAAAATGTTTGCTTTAAGACCGAATTCGAGCCAATTAGAGAACCAAATGCATGTAAAGACTTACATGACCAATTTTGATTCTTTCCCTTGTAACTAATATCACCAACCATTAAGTATGAAACTGACTTCGCACCattcaaaattaaatataagTTAATaaaaggtatatatatatatatatgaaatgaaTATAACCATTTTAACACAACATTTAAACTCTAACTTAACCTAAAACGATATTGTCATTATCATAGGCACATTAACCTAACATTGCTGTCACAATTATTTTATGCACGATTCACATGCATGAAATTTCTCTAATCTTTTTTCATTTGATTTTGTAAAACAAAACACCACTCGGTCAGGATGAGAGGTTTGACAGACCAGACCCCTAACAGTTCATATATATGAAAAACGGAGAAGAACAAGACCAAGACATATGGAAGAGAACTACTTTTTACAACATAGCTAGATATAGTCACTcagttttatttagttttatacAACTCAAAAGGTGTGTATGTATGTCATTTACATCAAAGATTTTACATGCTTTGTGGCTATATATACCCCAAAACTATCccctcaaataaaaaaaaaaactcgaaataaaaaataaaaccgAAGTATTATTTAAACATATAATTATTTTACATAAATATGTAACTTGTACGTTTATATTGTAATCAAGTTATCGATTAATTTACATTTTAGCTCGTTAATTTTcgtctttttaaaaaatttagtatTTTCACAGAAGTATTGATATGTATTCGGATACATCAGCAATGTCTGATgttaattttatgaaaaaatttatagtGACTCATTATTACTTTTCAACGTCACgtcaacatttttttttacaaaaatattaaacaagaaaaaaattgaCATTTAATGGGCTAAAACCGATAATGGATCAATAACATAAGCAAAAATAGAAAATTACATGACATACAATGTCATTATCCTTGTCTAACTCGAACCGACTCAACTCCGAATTAATATTGACTTAAAAACCAAgtcaaatataatttttaggCAAATACAGCGGCTCTAAtctttctataaataccaaTCATTCCCCTCCATTATTTCCCACAGCCAGTTTATTATTAAGTTCAACACATCATCCTAAACGCACACAACATCATCAAATATATAAGCAAAGAAATAAAAGTTCACGAATGGAAATTAATTTTCTGACCAAATCCCTTCCCCTAGCTCTGTTATTCATCAGATTATTAGTAGCTTCCTCCGCTGATTCGGGTTTGGCTACCCGTACCTCCATCGGAACAACCGGTAGTGCCGAGTTCATAAAAGCATCATGTTCTGTCACAGCCTACCCTAGACTCTGCTACGCTTCCCTCTCAACCCAAGCAACCGCCATACAGCGAAGCCCGAAGCTACTCGCGGACGCTGCCCTCTCCCTCAGCCTCAACACAGCCCGCTCCACAGCCGCAGACATGGCCGAGCTCTCTAAATGGAGCAGCATGCGCCCCAGGGAGGTGGGCGCCATGCGCGACTGCGTGGAGCAGCTGGCTGACTCGGTGGACAGGCTCCGCCGATCCGCGGCGGAGATGAACCTGATCAGTAAAAGACGCGCCGATTTCTGGCTGATGATGGAAGACATTCAGACTTGGGTCAGCGCCGCCTTGACGTACGAAGACACCTGCATGGACGGATTCGCCGCCAGGCCGGCCACCTGTGATGTGAAGATCGCCGTGAGGAGGAGGATTTCGAAGATGGCACGTATGACTAGCAATGCATTGGCGCTGATCAATCACTATTCTACGATTCAt
Protein-coding sequences here:
- the LOC142517667 gene encoding 21 kDa protein-like, which produces MEINFLTKSLPLALLFIRLLVASSADSGLATRTSIGTTGSAEFIKASCSVTAYPRLCYASLSTQATAIQRSPKLLADAALSLSLNTARSTAADMAELSKWSSMRPREVGAMRDCVEQLADSVDRLRRSAAEMNLISKRRADFWLMMEDIQTWVSAALTYEDTCMDGFAARPATCDVKIAVRRRISKMARMTSNALALINHYSTIHG